The genomic stretch GAAAAGGAAGTTACTTTTGTTGATTTCCGTTTTACTGATACTAAAGGTAAAGAACAGCACGTGAGCGTGCCTGTATCTCACTTTGATGAAGATAAATTTGAGAGTGGTCATGCATTTGACGGCTCTTCAATCGCCGGCTGGAAAGGTATTGAAGCATCAGATATGTTGTTGATGCCTGATCCTGCAACAGCTTATATCGACCCATTCTATGAAGAGCCAACATTGGTTCTTTCATGTGATGTTATTGAACCATCTGATGGCAAAGGTTACGACCGTGACCCACGTTCTATTGCTAAACGTGCTGAAGCTTATTTAAAGAGTACGGGTATTGGTGATACAGCATACTTTGGTCCAGAGCCAGAATTTTTCGTATTTGACGGCGTAACTTGGGGTAACGACATGCAAGGTTGTTTCTTCAAGATTGAATCTGAAGAGGCTCCATGGTCATCAGCAACAGCTTTTGAACACGGTAACTCAGGGCACCGTCCAGGTAAAAAAGGTGGTTACTTCCCAGTAGCGCCAGTGGATACGTTCCAAGATATGCGTTCAGAAATGTGCTTGATTTTGGAATCTTTAGGTATTCCAGTTGAAGTACATCACCATGAAGTTGCTGGCCAAGGTCAGAACGAATTGGGTACAAAATTCAGCACATTGGTAGAGCGTGCTGACTGGACAATTCTACAAAAGTACGTGATTCAAAACGTTGCTCATGCTTACGGCAAGACAGCGACATTTATGCCAAAACCAATCGTTGGTGACAACGGTTCTGGTATGCACGTTCACCAATCTATTTGGAAAGATGGCCAGAACTTGTTCGCAGGTAATGGTTACGCAGGTTTGTCTGATACTGCTTTGTACTACATCGGCGGTATTATTAAACACGCTCGTGCATTGAATGCGATTACAAACCCAGGTACTAACTCATACAAGCGTTTAGTTCCAGGTTTTGAAGCACCAGTTAAGTTAGCTTACTCAGCACGTAACCGTTCAGCTTCAATTCGTATTCCACACGTTGCAAATCCTAAGGGTCGTCGTATTGAAACTCGTTTCCCAGACCCATTGGCTAACCCATACTTGTGTTTTGCTGCATTAATGATGGCTGGTTTAGACGGTATTCAAAACAAGATTCATCCAGGAGAAGCAGCTGATAAGAACTTGTATGACTTGCCACCAGAAGAAGATGCAAAGATTCCAACAGTATGTAACAGCTTGGATCAAGCTCTTGAGGCATTGAATGCTGACCGTGAGTTCTTAACTCGTGGTGGTGTATTCACGCACTCAATGTTAGATGCGTACATCGAGTTGAAGATGGAAGAAGTTACACGCTTCCGTATGGCTGCTCACCCAGTCGAATTCGATATGTACTACTCACTCTAATTGGTCGAGTTAAGGGAAGCGCAGTAATGGTGCGCAAACCGGTAGAAGGGGCAGCCGAGGCTGCCCTTTTTTCTCCCTACGCCGCTTGGAATCAGTTACCCAATGCTGTTCTAGTGGTTGATTACCCTCGTCAAATAGTTATCTATGCAAACTCTGCAGCAGAAGTTAGTTTGGATATATCTAGTAAGCTGCTTGAGGGTTTAAAAATTCATGATGTCTTTGGGGATAATCCAGAGCTTATTAATATGCTTGATGCTGTTGTGGGGGAGCATGTTAATGCCCAGCGCCAAGATTTATTACTAGGGCCAGGTCCATCAAGGGCAGATCATGAGCCCATTAATGCTCATGTGGTTGTGGGTGCTTTAGATCAGCCTAATTCGGTATTAATTGAATGGTTACCATTAGATCAACAAATTCGTAGTGAAAGAGATGCACGTTTAGTTCAGCAAGTAGAGGCTAATAAAGCACTAATGCGTAATCTTGCTCATGAGATTAAAAATCCATTGGGTGGCATTAGAGGAGCGGCTCAGTTATTAGAGTACGAGCTTGATAACAAAGGTCTACATGAGTACACGCAAGTCATCATTAAAGAGTCTGATCGATTGCAAACCCTAGTAGATAGATTGTTAGCGCCTCATCGAAAGCAACACATTGATGAATATTTAAATATTCATGAAGTATTAGAGCGGGTGAGAAGTGTGGTTCTTGCTGAGTTCCCAACTGGTTTAAGCATTAAACGTAATTACGACATTAGCTTGCCTGATTTATTAGGTGACAAGGAAGCCTTAATCCAAGCGGTATTGAATGTTGTTCATAACGCTGCTCAAGCTTTACGAGATCGTATTGAACAGGGTGATGCAGTTATTGAATTAAGTACGAGAGTTGCCAGGAATGTGACTATTTCCAAGCAACGCTACAAACTGGCATTAGATTTGCATGTAACAGATAACGGGCCTGGTATTCCAGAGGAGATTAGAGACAAAATCTTTTTCCCTCTTGTATCAGGTAAAGAAGGCGGTAGTGGTCTTGGTTTAACTTTAGCTCAAACTTATGTGCAACAGCACTTTGGGTTTATTGCATGCACAAGTAAGCCGGGTTATACCGATTTTCAAATGCAATTGCCTTTCCGCATTAAAAGCGGGGATGCTTAATAGGATATTAGGAATTTAATATGAAACCGGTTTGGATTGTGGATGATGATCAATCAATACGCTGGGTATTAGAAAAGGCCTTGCAACGCGAGAATATGCCTTACCGAAGTTTCACTAATCCTCAGGATGTATTAGATGCTTTTGATAAAGAAGAACCTCAAGTTTTAATTTCTGATATTCGTATGCCGCGCGGCAATGGCATTGATTTATTGCAACAGGTTAAGGCTGAGCATCCGCATGTACCTGTGATTATCATGACAGCTTACTCTGATCTAGATTCGGCCGTATCTTCATTTCAGGGTGGGGCATTTGAGTACATAACAAAACCTTTTGATATCGCTAAATCTATTGAATTAATACGTCGCGCAGTAGAGGAGAGTCTGAGGCTACAAGAAACGACTCGTGATGTTACTGAGCGCATGCAAGAAAGTACGGAAATGCTTGGCCAGGCTCCAGCCATGCAGGATGTTTTTAGGGCGATTGGACGTCTTTCGCAATCAAATGTAACCGTTTTGATTACAGGTGAGTCTGGCACAGGAAAAGAATTAGTAGCTAGGGCACTACATAAACACAGTCCTCGTGCAGGAGGACCTTTTATTGCTTTGAATACAGCAGCAATTCCTAAAGATCTCTTAGAGTCAGAGCTATTTGGTCATGAGAGAGGAGCATTTACAGGTGCTCAAACGATGCGCCGCGGGCGTTTTGAACAAGCAGAAGGCGGCACCTTATTTTTAGATGAAATTGGCGATATGCCATTTGATTTGCAAACAAGGCTATTGCGTGTTCTTTCTGATGGACATTTTTATAGGGTGGGGGGGCATGATTCTTTGAAATCAAATGTGCGTGTGATTGCAGCTACCCATCAAAATCTGGAGACACGCGTTGCAGAAGGGTTATTCCGAGAAGATTTATTTCATCGTTTAAATGTTATTCGCTTGAGATTGCCTTCGTTACGTGAAAGACGTGAAGATATTCCATTATTAGCTAGGCACTTTATGCAAACTTCGGCTAAAAGTTTGGGAATGGAGGTTAAGCGTTTATCAGATGATGCTTTGACTGCTATTTCAGCACTACCTTTTCCTGGAAATGTTCGTCAACTGGAAAATCTCTGTCATTGGTTAACAGTTATGGCTCCTGCTCAGGTAATTGGACCTCAGGACTTACCCCCTGATGTGATTGTTATGGGAGCTGAGTTACCTGAAGGTGTCGAGGCGCCAATAAGTTATAAATCTACTTCTGCGGCTGATTGGGAATCTGGCTTAGCTATGGCTGCTAAACAGTTGCTCCAAGATGGTCATAGAGAAGTGTTTTCGTCATTAGAGACTAAATTTGAAAAGGCTATTCTAAGCGCTGCTCTAGAGGTAACTAGAGGGCGTAGAGTCGAGGCGGCGGAACGTTTGGGGATTGGTAGAAATACCATCACCAGAAAACTTCAAGAGCTAGGACTTGATAACTAATTTATAGAGCTATTGGGTTCACTTTGGTTGGAAGCAAAACAAGGTTCATAATAGGAAACTTGTTTAGTTTTTGATGTTTATTTCTTGATATGTCTTCAATTCGCTTGGCCACCTGGAATGTTAATTCCATTAAAGTTCGACTTCCTCATCTTTTGCAATGGTTGAGCATGCAAGAAAAAGAACAAGCCCCTATTGATGCGGTTTGTTTACAAGAGTTGAAGCTCACAGAAGATAAATTTCCTTTTGCTGAACTTGAAGCAGCTGGTTATTACGCCTTAGTAGCTGGACAAAAAACTTATAACGGCGTGGCTTTACTGTTGAGAAAAGATTCCTTAGCCGCAACTGCTCAAGACCCTGAAACGGCTTTTTTGTCACCCACAAAAAATAATCCAAAATTTCAAGATGAACAACAACGACTAGTCTCAGCAACTGTTGCGTTTAAAGGTAGGCAGCCGATGCGTTTGATTTCCGCCTACTTTCCTAATGGTCAAGCGCCTGGAACAGAAAAGTTTTCTTATAAGATGGATTGGTTAGCAGGTCTATATGATTGGCTAGCTGAAGAAATTGAGATTCATCCTCGCTTAGCACTTTTGGGTGATTACAACATTGCGCCAGCCGATGAAGATGTTCATGATCCTAAAGCTTGGGAAGGACAAAATTTAGTGAGCCCAGAAGAGCGTGATGCTTTTCAAGGATTAATTGATTTGGGTTTTTACGATAGCTATCGTTTATTTGAGCAATTACCCAAAAGCTTTAGCTGGTGGGATTACCGCATGATGGGCTTTAGAAGAAATGCTGGCGTTCGTATTGACCATGTACTTTTAACCAATGCATTAAAAGAAGAGTGCACCGCTAGTCGTATTGATAAAGTACCCAGGGGCTGGGAGCAACCTTCGGACCATGCCCCTGTAATTACAACGTTAGGCTAGCCCACCATGGCGAAGTAAGGCATCTATTTGAGGTTCTCTACCTCTAAAGGCCTTAAATGATTCTGCAGCAGGGCGGCTTCCCCCCACTTCAAGAATTTCTTTTCGATAATGTTCTCCCGTTGCAGCATCTAATACGCTACCTGTGGTGATGGCAGCCTCTTCAAAAGCAGCATAAGCATCTGCTGATAATACTTCTGCCCATTTATAGCTGTAATAGCCAGCAGAATAACCGCCAGCAAAAATATGATTAAAGGTATTAGGCCATCTAGAGATGTCTGATTGCGGCATCACATGGATATTGTCATTAATAGCCTTTGCTAATGCCAAAATATCTTGGCTCTTAGCTGTATCGGCATTAAAGCTGGAGTGAAGGCGCCAGTCTGTTAAAGAGAAAACAATTTGTCTGAGTGTCCCCAAGCCATTTTGGAAGTTCTTAGCAGCCAGCATTTTTTGAAATAAATCTTTGGGTAAAGGTGCTCCCGTATCGACATGAGCGGTCATCTTTTCTAATACTTCCCATTCCCAACAGAAGTTTTCCATAAATTGACTTGGTAACTCAACCGCATCCCATTCAACGCCATTAATGCCTGAAACACCTAATACGCCAACCTGAGTCAGCATATGATGCAGGCCATGACCACACTCGTGGAATAGCGTGATGACATCATCATGGGTGATGGTGGGTTGCTTGGTGATGCCATCGACTGTTACAGGGGATGGGAAGTTGCAAACTAAATATGCCACAGGAGTTTGAATAGAGCCATCTGATAGAACTCTTCGACCTCTTGCATCATCCATCCAAGCGCCACCACGTTTGCCTGGTCTTGCATAAGGATCTAGATAAAAATTGGCCAGCAAATCACCTTTTTTATTGAGTACTTTGAATGATTGAACATCTTTGTGCCAAGTAGGTAAATCATCATGACTGATAACAACACCAAAGATAGCTTCGGTTACATGAAATAAACCTTCCAGTACTTTTGGTAAAGGAAAGTATTGTTTAACTTCATTTTCAGAAAAAGCATAACGCGCTTGTTTGAGTTTTTCTGATACGTAGGCTGTATCCCAAGGCTCAATATGAGATAGGCCTAGGGATTCTTTGGCAAATGCTTGTAGATCATTCCAGTCTTTTTGACCGTGCGATTTAGCACGTTTGGCAAAAGTTTCTAAAAACTCATCTACTTCAGCAACTGTTTTTGCCATTTTGGGGGCAATGCTGAGTGCCGCATAGTTGGCAAAACCTAACATTTTTGCTTCTTCATTTTTTAAGCGAAGTTGAGCCAACATATTGTTGGTGTTGTCCCATTCTTTTTTACCTGAACTATATTGCTCAGATAATTCAGATGCTCGAGTGACGTAGGCTTGATAGAGTGTTTTTCTGAGTTCTCGATTTTCAGAAAATTGCATCACTGGAAAATAAGATGGGAAGTGAAGGGTAAATGCCCAGCCTTCTAGATTCTTAGATGTGGCAGTTTCTTTAGCCGCTGCTATGACGTCATCAGGTAGCCCAACTAAGTCTTTAGCGTTTGTGATGGCATGAACAAATGAATCTGTAGCGTCTAATACATGATCCGAAAATTCTTTTGATAATTTAGCTTGCTCTTCTTGGATTTCAGAAAAACGAGCCTTTTGAGCATCAGTTAATTCAGCGCCACCTAACCGAAAATCTCTTAAGGAGTTTTGAATAACTTTTTTCTGAGCAGAACTTAATTGATTAAATTGATTCGATTCGCTTAGTGATTTATATTTTTTATATAGATCTAAGTTTTGCCCTAGGCTACTCCAAAATGCGGTGACTTGAGGGAGCATTGAGCCGTAAGCCTCTCTTAGTTCTGGTGTATCGGCGACACTATTCAGGTGGCTAATAACCCCCCAAGATCGTCCCAAAGCCTCTGTTGCATTTTCTAAAGGTTCAACTAAAGCATCCCAAGTTTCAGGAGTTTCAATAGATACTGAAATATCAACAGCCTTTTGTGCAGAACTAAGTAGTTCTTGTATAGCTGGTTTGATATGTGCCGGTTTAATTTGATCATAAACAGGCAGGCCGTGGCCAAATGAAAGTAGTGGATTTGTCATAGACTTTATTATGTATCAATATAAAAAATCAGGCGCCATGAGCGCCTGATTAGTTTCAATCCGTTTAAAGTGAAAAATTGAAGGATATGAAATTGGTTTAGATTCTTTCAGCAGCTTCTAGCGTATTTAGTAAAAGCATGGTGATGGTCATGGGTCCCACGCCACCTGGAACTGGCGTGATAGCTCCTGCGATTTCTTTAACGCTATCAAAGTCAACATCGCCACATAGCTTGCCATCAGGTAGACGATTAATGCCCACGTCGATGACAACTGCTCCTGGCTTTACCATGTCTGCGGTCACCATTTTTGGTTTACCAGTCGCCACCAAAAGAATGTCAGCTTCTTTGGTGTGTGCAGTCAAATCTTTTGTTTTGCTATTGCAGATAGTTACGGTAGCACCTGCTTGTAGCAATAGCATAGCCATAGGCTTACCGACAATGTTAGAGGCGCCAATCACTACAGCCCTTGCCCCACGAATCGGGTAATCAATGCTTTCTAACATTTTCATGCAACCATAAGGGGTGCATGGTCTAAATAAAGGTGCACCAATCATGAGTGCGCCAGCATTGGCCACATGGAATCCATCCACATCTTTCTCTGGTGCAATTGCTTCAATAACCCGATGACTATCAATATGTTTAGGTAAGGGTAGTTGAACTAAGATGCCATGAATTTGCGGATCTTTATTTAATTCATCGATGCGCTTGAGTAAATTGGCCTCTGTTAAGTCGGCAGAGTGTCTTTCAAGAATAGAGAACATGCCAACATCTTCACAAGCTTTTACTTTGTTGCGGACATAAACTTGGCTAGCAGGATCTTCGCCTACTAATAGAACGGCTAAGCCGGGCTTAATACCTTTGGCAACAAGCGCGCTAGTTCTTGTGGCAATCTCAGATCTAACTTGTTTGGCCAGCGCGTTGCCGTCAATAATTTTTGCTGACATAGATTAAGTATTATTTTCAGATAAAGCTAAACGGAGTAAATCGGCTACTGTATTGACGCTCAATTTCTCCATAATGTTGGCGCGATGTGCCTCAACAGTTTTAATGGAAATATTTAAATCATCAGCAATTTGTTTATTTAAGCGACCAGCCACAATGCGTTCTAAAACTTGTTTTTCTCGGCCTGTTAATTTGCTGAGTAAGTTTTGAGTGTTTTTCTGTGTGTCTGCCTTAGCGTAATCAACTCTGGCGCGTGTGAGCATTTTTTCAACAAGCGTTTTTAGCTCTGATTCTTTAAAAGGTTTTTCAATAAAGTCGACTGCGCCTTTTTTCATGGTGGACACAGCCATAGATACATCACCATGACCTGTGATGAATGAAATAGGCATAGGGATGCCCTCGGCTAAAAGACGTTCTTGAAGCTCTAAACCTGACATGCCAGGCATACGCACATCTAGTATTAAACAGGCAACAGTTTCTTTGTCTTCACTATTGAGTGATTGTAAGAACCTCTCAGCACTTGGCTGGCACTTAACTGTGTAGCCGTTACTTTCTAAAAGCCAAGTTAGAGAATCTCTAACAGCCTCATCATCATCAACGACGTAAACGATTTCTGTTTTATTGCTCATAATCTTCACTTATCTAATGGAAGTAGTATTGTAAAGGTGCAGCCGGTCTCACTCGGATCTTTTTGGTTAGCATGGTTAGTTGCCCAGAGCCTTCCATGATGGGATTCAATGATAGATCTGCAAATATTCAGACCCATGCCCATGCCATCTTCTTTTGTGCTGAAGAATGGTTCATAAAGACGATCAATCGCATCATCTGAGATGCCTGGGCCTCGATCAATAACCTGAATCCTCAACATATTAGGTGTAAGTGATTGATCAATATCGATTTTTAGATCAATTGCCTTACCATTTTTGATGCTGTTGGGGACTTTTTTTACGGCATCTATAGCATTTTTCAAGAGGTTAACAACAACTTGTTGTATTAAAACTGGGTCAATAAAGACGGTTGGTAATCTATCTTGGTAGTAGGTTTTAATTTCAACGCCATATCGTTGAGCCTCAATTTCAGCTAAACCCACCGAATCATCAATAATTTGATGAATAGGGACAATTTTTCGTTGAGGCTGGCTGCGTTTAACAAAGCCTCTAATCCGCTGAATGATGGTTCCCGCTCTATGCGCTTGAGAAGTTGCTTTTTCAATAGCGGGAAGAATGTCCTTCTCAATATCGATACTTTTATCTGATTTAAGCCTATTAGCTACCCCCGTGCAGTAATTACTAATGGCTGCAAGTGGTTGATTAAGTTCATGTGCTAGGGAGGATGCCATTTCGCCCATAGTCGTAAGGCGGCTTGAGAATTGCATTTTTTCTTCTTGCTGACGGGCTAATTCTTCAGCATATTTTCTTTCAGTAATATCTGTTGCGACAATTAATTGAGCTAAATGACCATCTACCCAAGAAATGTAGCGTCGTCTTACTTCAAACCATTTTTTAAATTCAGATAATAGGATTTCTCTAGAATCAGACTGACCAGGTGTTAACTCTGATGCTGGTAATCCAGCAAATCCATCCACATTATCTATGTCAAGAGCATCGATATCACCAGGATCAATTTCATGACCAGCTAAATCTAAATGTGCTTGGGTGGTATTGCCGAAATTATCTCTATAGTATCTATTGGCGAACAATAGTTGCCCA from Polynucleobacter sp. MWH-Spelu-300-X4 encodes the following:
- the glnA gene encoding type I glutamate--ammonia ligase, with amino-acid sequence MTTKTVADVMKLAKEKEVTFVDFRFTDTKGKEQHVSVPVSHFDEDKFESGHAFDGSSIAGWKGIEASDMLLMPDPATAYIDPFYEEPTLVLSCDVIEPSDGKGYDRDPRSIAKRAEAYLKSTGIGDTAYFGPEPEFFVFDGVTWGNDMQGCFFKIESEEAPWSSATAFEHGNSGHRPGKKGGYFPVAPVDTFQDMRSEMCLILESLGIPVEVHHHEVAGQGQNELGTKFSTLVERADWTILQKYVIQNVAHAYGKTATFMPKPIVGDNGSGMHVHQSIWKDGQNLFAGNGYAGLSDTALYYIGGIIKHARALNAITNPGTNSYKRLVPGFEAPVKLAYSARNRSASIRIPHVANPKGRRIETRFPDPLANPYLCFAALMMAGLDGIQNKIHPGEAADKNLYDLPPEEDAKIPTVCNSLDQALEALNADREFLTRGGVFTHSMLDAYIELKMEEVTRFRMAAHPVEFDMYYSL
- the glnL gene encoding nitrogen regulation protein NR(II) produces the protein MVRKPVEGAAEAALFSPYAAWNQLPNAVLVVDYPRQIVIYANSAAEVSLDISSKLLEGLKIHDVFGDNPELINMLDAVVGEHVNAQRQDLLLGPGPSRADHEPINAHVVVGALDQPNSVLIEWLPLDQQIRSERDARLVQQVEANKALMRNLAHEIKNPLGGIRGAAQLLEYELDNKGLHEYTQVIIKESDRLQTLVDRLLAPHRKQHIDEYLNIHEVLERVRSVVLAEFPTGLSIKRNYDISLPDLLGDKEALIQAVLNVVHNAAQALRDRIEQGDAVIELSTRVARNVTISKQRYKLALDLHVTDNGPGIPEEIRDKIFFPLVSGKEGGSGLGLTLAQTYVQQHFGFIACTSKPGYTDFQMQLPFRIKSGDA
- the ntrC gene encoding nitrogen regulation protein NR(I); the protein is MKPVWIVDDDQSIRWVLEKALQRENMPYRSFTNPQDVLDAFDKEEPQVLISDIRMPRGNGIDLLQQVKAEHPHVPVIIMTAYSDLDSAVSSFQGGAFEYITKPFDIAKSIELIRRAVEESLRLQETTRDVTERMQESTEMLGQAPAMQDVFRAIGRLSQSNVTVLITGESGTGKELVARALHKHSPRAGGPFIALNTAAIPKDLLESELFGHERGAFTGAQTMRRGRFEQAEGGTLFLDEIGDMPFDLQTRLLRVLSDGHFYRVGGHDSLKSNVRVIAATHQNLETRVAEGLFREDLFHRLNVIRLRLPSLRERREDIPLLARHFMQTSAKSLGMEVKRLSDDALTAISALPFPGNVRQLENLCHWLTVMAPAQVIGPQDLPPDVIVMGAELPEGVEAPISYKSTSAADWESGLAMAAKQLLQDGHREVFSSLETKFEKAILSAALEVTRGRRVEAAERLGIGRNTITRKLQELGLDN
- the xth gene encoding exodeoxyribonuclease III, which encodes MRLATWNVNSIKVRLPHLLQWLSMQEKEQAPIDAVCLQELKLTEDKFPFAELEAAGYYALVAGQKTYNGVALLLRKDSLAATAQDPETAFLSPTKNNPKFQDEQQRLVSATVAFKGRQPMRLISAYFPNGQAPGTEKFSYKMDWLAGLYDWLAEEIEIHPRLALLGDYNIAPADEDVHDPKAWEGQNLVSPEERDAFQGLIDLGFYDSYRLFEQLPKSFSWWDYRMMGFRRNAGVRIDHVLLTNALKEECTASRIDKVPRGWEQPSDHAPVITTLG
- a CDS encoding M3 family metallopeptidase codes for the protein MTNPLLSFGHGLPVYDQIKPAHIKPAIQELLSSAQKAVDISVSIETPETWDALVEPLENATEALGRSWGVISHLNSVADTPELREAYGSMLPQVTAFWSSLGQNLDLYKKYKSLSESNQFNQLSSAQKKVIQNSLRDFRLGGAELTDAQKARFSEIQEEQAKLSKEFSDHVLDATDSFVHAITNAKDLVGLPDDVIAAAKETATSKNLEGWAFTLHFPSYFPVMQFSENRELRKTLYQAYVTRASELSEQYSSGKKEWDNTNNMLAQLRLKNEEAKMLGFANYAALSIAPKMAKTVAEVDEFLETFAKRAKSHGQKDWNDLQAFAKESLGLSHIEPWDTAYVSEKLKQARYAFSENEVKQYFPLPKVLEGLFHVTEAIFGVVISHDDLPTWHKDVQSFKVLNKKGDLLANFYLDPYARPGKRGGAWMDDARGRRVLSDGSIQTPVAYLVCNFPSPVTVDGITKQPTITHDDVITLFHECGHGLHHMLTQVGVLGVSGINGVEWDAVELPSQFMENFCWEWEVLEKMTAHVDTGAPLPKDLFQKMLAAKNFQNGLGTLRQIVFSLTDWRLHSSFNADTAKSQDILALAKAINDNIHVMPQSDISRWPNTFNHIFAGGYSAGYYSYKWAEVLSADAYAAFEEAAITTGSVLDAATGEHYRKEILEVGGSRPAAESFKAFRGREPQIDALLRHGGLA
- the folD gene encoding bifunctional methylenetetrahydrofolate dehydrogenase/methenyltetrahydrofolate cyclohydrolase FolD → MSAKIIDGNALAKQVRSEIATRTSALVAKGIKPGLAVLLVGEDPASQVYVRNKVKACEDVGMFSILERHSADLTEANLLKRIDELNKDPQIHGILVQLPLPKHIDSHRVIEAIAPEKDVDGFHVANAGALMIGAPLFRPCTPYGCMKMLESIDYPIRGARAVVIGASNIVGKPMAMLLLQAGATVTICNSKTKDLTAHTKEADILLVATGKPKMVTADMVKPGAVVIDVGINRLPDGKLCGDVDFDSVKEIAGAITPVPGGVGPMTITMLLLNTLEAAERI
- a CDS encoding response regulator transcription factor; this encodes MSNKTEIVYVVDDDEAVRDSLTWLLESNGYTVKCQPSAERFLQSLNSEDKETVACLILDVRMPGMSGLELQERLLAEGIPMPISFITGHGDVSMAVSTMKKGAVDFIEKPFKESELKTLVEKMLTRARVDYAKADTQKNTQNLLSKLTGREKQVLERIVAGRLNKQIADDLNISIKTVEAHRANIMEKLSVNTVADLLRLALSENNT